Proteins encoded within one genomic window of Borrelia parkeri:
- a CDS encoding KTSC domain-containing protein has product MNTLTISHELSKICQVDYDSALSELSVFFKDGRAYKYFKIEPRHFNIISKLVQEKRSVGKYLTEHIFNKYDQEKL; this is encoded by the coding sequence TTGAATACTTTAACAATATCTCATGAATTGAGTAAAATATGTCAGGTTGATTATGATTCTGCATTGTCTGAACTTTCTGTATTTTTTAAGGACGGAAGAGCCTATAAATATTTTAAGATTGAACCAAGGCACTTTAATATAATATCTAAGCTTGTACAAGAGAAAAGATCAGTTGGTAAATATTTAACGGAACATATATTTAATAAGTATGACCAAGAAAAGCTTTAA